In Meiothermus ruber DSM 1279, the following proteins share a genomic window:
- the ilvN gene encoding acetolactate synthase small subunit, whose translation MRHLVSVLVQDNPGVLQRVAGLIARRGFNIESLAVGRTHQPGLSRISLVVSGDDAVLEQVEKQLNRLIEVIKVTDHSEPHVERELALVKVSIAGMEERLEVKDIAEAFRARIVDVAKKSIIFELTGDSTKVNNFVEAMRPYGLLEVMRTGAVGMSRGEQVLKVREKKAV comes from the coding sequence ATGAGGCACTTGGTTTCGGTACTGGTACAGGACAACCCGGGCGTTTTGCAGCGTGTGGCTGGGCTGATTGCCCGTCGGGGCTTCAACATCGAGTCGCTGGCGGTGGGGCGCACCCATCAGCCGGGTCTGTCGCGCATCTCGCTGGTGGTTTCGGGCGACGATGCGGTCTTGGAGCAGGTGGAGAAGCAGCTCAACCGCCTGATTGAAGTTATTAAGGTAACCGATCACTCCGAGCCCCACGTGGAGCGCGAGCTGGCGCTGGTCAAGGTGAGCATCGCCGGCATGGAGGAGCGCCTCGAGGTCAAGGACATTGCCGAGGCCTTCCGGGCCCGCATCGTGGATGTGGCCAAAAAGTCCATCATCTTCGAGCTCACCGGCGACTCCACCAAGGTCAACAACTTTGTCGAGGCCATGCGGCCTTACGGCTTGCTCGAGGTCATGCGCACCGGCGCGGTGGGGATGTCCCGCGGCGAGCAGGTGCTCAAGGTACGCGAGAAGAAGGCGGTCTAG